GCTGGACAGCAAGTCACGCAGCATCGATCTGCGTCCGGCAGTCCGCGAAGGATGGATCCTTGCAGTCCCGTCCTTCGTGTTGTGCCGTGATGATTGCAAAGGCCTGTGTCCGACCTGCGGTGTCGACCGCAACACGACGCCCTGCACGTGTGCCGCCAACGGTGACGCACGCTGGGACGCGCTCCGTGAGCGCACAGCCGAGTCCTGATTCGTCTTATACCGGGAAGTGACCCATGGCCGTACCGAAGCGCAGGACATCCAAGCAGCGCAAGCGTCTCCGCAACACCCACAAGGTTGCGCCGCGGATCGTCATCCAGAAGTGCCCCCAGTGCTCCAGCATGAAGCGGCCGCACCGCGTGTGCGACGAATGCGGGTACTACGGCGGTGAGCAGCGGATCGCGGCCCGGGAAGGCTGACCCTTGGCCCGGATCGCCCTGGATGCGATGGGAGGCGACTTCGCCCCCCACGCACCGGTGGGTGGCGCGCTCCTCGCACTCGCCGATCTCGCGCCTGAACACCGCATCCAGCTGATCGGCCGCGCCGCCGAGGTGTCCGCCGCGCTCGACGCGGCCCTCGCCGGCGAGTACGCAGCCTGCGCGCCCCATCGCGCGCGCATCGAGATCATCGATGCCCCCGAGGTCATCGGCATGGCCGACAAGCCCACGGCTGTCTTGCGCCGCCCGGACTCGTCCATGGCCGTCGGCCT
The genomic region above belongs to Gemmatimonadaceae bacterium and contains:
- the rpmF gene encoding 50S ribosomal protein L32, with protein sequence MAVPKRRTSKQRKRLRNTHKVAPRIVIQKCPQCSSMKRPHRVCDECGYYGGEQRIAAREG